In one Euleptes europaea isolate rEulEur1 chromosome 12, rEulEur1.hap1, whole genome shotgun sequence genomic region, the following are encoded:
- the ETS2 gene encoding protein C-ets-2, whose product MSDFGIKNMDQVAPVCNMYRGLLKRQPAFDNFESTNSLFTGYFPSLNEDQTLQEVPTGLDSISYESNGCELPLLTPCSKAVMSQALKATFSGFIKEQRRLGIPNNPWLWTQQQVSQWLLWAANEFSLANMNFERFAMNGQELCNLGKEHFLELAPDYVGDILWEHLDQMIKDNQEKPQDQYLENSHLTSSPHWVNNNSLGGNMEQAQYCAQVPSYSKTLNYQKTGLLSDLSVGPSLVNPDQDFQMFPKTQLEALNVNYCSVNVDFTRNNLNLMLDNADKPRNHHDSSDNGTESYEGLDSLLRSWNSQSSLVDVQRVPSYESFEEDCSQSLCLNKPTMSFKDYIQERSDPVEQGKPVIPAAILAGFTGNGPIQLWQFLLELLTDKSCQSFISWTGDGWEFKLADPDEVARRWGRRKNKPKMNYEKLSRGLRYYYDKNIIHKTSGKRYVYRFVCDLQNLLGYTAEELHAMLGVQPDTED is encoded by the exons ATGAGTGACTTTGGAATCAAGAACATGGATCAAGTTGCACCTGTATGCAACATGTACAGAGGACTGCTCAAG CGTCAGCCTGCATTTGATAACTTTGAAAGTACAAACTCTTTGTTCACTGGATACTTTCCCTCATTAAATGAAGATCAGACACTCCAGGAAGTTCCAACGGGCCTTGATTCTATTTCTTATG AATCAAATGGCTGTGAATTGCCACTCTTAACCCCCTGCAGTAAGGCTGTGATGAGTCAAGCGTTAAAAGCAACTTTCAGTGGCTTCATCAAGGAACAGCGCAGACTGGGCATTCCAAATA ATCCATGGTTATGGACTCAGCAGCAGGTGTCTCAGTGGCTTCTCTGGGCTGCCAATGAATTTAGTTTGGCAAATATGAACTTTGAGAGGTTTGCCATGAATGGCCAGGAGTTGTGCAACTTGGGAAAAGAACACTTCTTGGAACTTGCACCTGATTATGTGGGTGACATTCTGTGGGAACATCTGGACCAGATGATAAAAG ATAATCAAGAGAAACCTCAGGATCAGTATTTGGAAAACTCTCATCTCACTTCGTCTCCTCACTGGGTCAACAACAATTCTTTAG GTGGTAACATGGAACAGGCACAGTACTGTGCTCAAGTGCCCAGTTATTCTAAAACTCTTAACTATCAAAAAACGGGCCTTTTGAGTGATTTATCTGTTGGACCAAGTCTAGTTAATCCAGATCAAGACTTTCAAATGTTTCCTAAAACTCAACTAGAAGCACTGAATGTGAACTACTGCTCTGTGAATGTGGACTTCACAAGAAACAACTTGAATTTAATGTTAGATAACGCTG ATAAACCTAGAAACCATCATGATTCAAGTGACAATGGCACAGAAAGTTATGAAGGCTTAGATTCACTGCTACGATCTTGGAACAGCCAGTCCTCCTTGGTGGATGTTCAACGTGTGCCATCTTACGAGAGTTTTGAAGAAGACTGCAGCCAGTCATTGTGTCTGAACAAACCCACAATGTCCTTTAAGGACTACATTCAGGAAAGGAGTGACCCTGTTGAACAGGGGAAACCAGTTATACCAGCAGCAATTCTAGCAGGGTTTACAGGCAA TGGGCCTATACAGCTGTGGCAGTTTCTTCTAGAGCTTCTAACTGACAAATCTTGTCAGTCGTTCATTAGCTGGACTGGAGATGGATGGGAATTTAAACTAGCTGATCCAGATGAG GTTGCACGACGATGGGGCAGGAGGAAAAATAAGCCCAAAATGAACTATGAGAAGCTGAGCCGTGGCCTGCGCTATTATTATGACAAGAACATCATTCACAAGACTTCAGGGAAACGTTATGTATACCGTTTTGTGTGCGACCTACAGAACCTGTTGGGATATACAGCGGAGGAGCTTCATGCCATGTTAGGAGTGCAGCCAGACACAGAAGATTGA